AAACAGAATATCTAAAAGATATTTTACGCGGAGTAATTAAAAGTGAATTTTTATATTATAAAAAAAAAGTACACTTAAATCTAAATAATTACGGTTACTACGTATATATTTGTAATCTTATGGAGATTGAATATTCAGACCACTACTTAAATAAAAATATTTACTACTTAACTGGAGAAGAATTTATTAAAGAATGTCAAACCGTTCTTGACGAGTACAGTGGAGGTGAGGTTTTTTATATTAATCCCGATATTTTGTGCATAATTATCAATGATTTTAATTGTAGAAGTATTGCTAGCAAACAAAATAAACTTTTTGAAATTACTAACAAATTGAATAACGTAACAAAATCTAAGACAGCATTCAGATATATGAGCAGCTATATCAAAGACATTGAAAATATGAGAGATGCTTATGAATCTTTCCATTATTTAAAGGCATATAATTTTTTCTGTTCTGACGCTAAATTACTCACTCAAAAATATATCAATTCAATAAAAAAAGAAATAGACTATCCCCTAGTAGACAACACTCTAAAACAAATAAAAGAACTTATAAATTATGATATTTTTAATTTAAAATTAAATAAGTTAATATATAAACTATTTTTAGATATTGTAAAACCAAGTCTTGACTATAATCTTTATTATTATTGCCAGGCTTCATTATCATCCACATTGGTTGACAGGTATAGCAATCTATATAAAAAAATATTACCAAGGAACTTACCTCACAAAAAAGTATTCTTTACCTCAATAGAGGATAAATGCAGTGAGTTTATAGATTCTATAAATCAGCTCAAGTCTGAGCTTTCCAACAAATATATGATAAAGAATTCTATAGTTATTCAAGTATTAAACTTTATACATATTCACTATATGGAGGATATTACTGTAAATCTTATTGCATCCAGCTTAAATATTAGCAACTCATATTTAAGTCAGATATTTAAAAAAGAGATTGGTACAAGTATTATAAAATATATTATTAACTATAGAGTAGAAAAAGCCAAGGAATTTTTTTCTTCAAGTGACGAACTAATTTACAATATTGCTGAAAAAGTTGGCTTTTCTGATGAGAAACATTTTTCAAAAACATTCAAAAAAATTACTGGTATGACTCCTATGCAGTATAAAAAACAAAATGGGAAAGCCAAATATATCTAAAAGCAAAAGATTAATTATTCATCTAGCGCCTTTTAAGTTAAATATACGTAAGACAAATACATGGCAGTAAATAAATTACTACCATGTATTTTTAGCCAATATCTTTTTTAGCAAATCCTTTAATACTCATAAATATGAAAAATACTAAGTATACACATACATAAACCATCATCCATACACTTGGTGTAGTAGACTTTCCTGATATACCAAAACCAAAACCTGCCATAGGATTAAATGTCCCTAAAGAAGTAAAAATAGTAGAAATCATTTTTCTATAAATTACTTCAAAAGGAGAAATTAAACTTGAAATTATTCCAATTGTGGAAAGAGAATCATTTTTAATATATGCTCCTGCTTGCTCCATTACTCCACCAATTAATCCAAGTACATATAAAGCCACTATTACTATCCCATTATTTAAGGTTTTGAATTTAGTACTTCCATAAAGAGATATTGATAATATAGTCAAAGGCTGCAAAATAAAAAACAAGAATCCCTTAGCAAGTGATGCTATGCCAAAGGTTTCTACCATAGATATTTTATTTGCAGTGGAAATAATAATTACTGCTATATAAAGAAAAATGCTGTATAAAATAATGAGAATAGCTGTACCCATGTATTTCCCAAGTATATATTCCTCTCTCTTAATTGGCTTTGTTAAAATGGTTAAAATAGTTCCATTTTCTATTTCAAAAGAAACCATTCCTATGGAGAGCATTATAGTTAAAAATGCTACAAGTATGCTGGAAAAATAAAACCCAATTATAGAAATAGTTGAAGAAAGATTAGCAATCATATCTATCATGCCATTATTACCAATCGCATTATTACTTGTAAATTTAAAAATAATAGTTAAAAGGATAAGGTACACTATGGTCAATATGCCTATAAAATGAAAGATTTTCTTTCTATAAATTTCCTTAAAAGTGGAAAGTGCAATACTAAACATTATTCTTCACCTCCTTCAATAAGTTTTATAAATATGTCTTCCAGGCTATTTCTGTGAGGAGTAAGTCCATACAGTTTTCCGCCACCTGATATAATTAGTGAAGCAACCTCATGTATTTCATATTTTTCCTTAACATGCATTTTAATATTTTTTCCATCAAAAATAATATCTTCATCAATTTTTTCAAGCTTATTTAAAATTTCATTACTTATATTTTCTACATGAATATCCAAAACAGTGTTTCCTTCTAAAAGATCATTGATTTTTCCTTGTTTTACAATACTTCCTTTACTTATAATAGCTGCACTATCGCAAATCATTTCTACTTCACTTAAAAGGTGACTATTTAAAAATACAGTTTTATCCATATCTTTTAGTTTCAACATAATATCTCTAACTTCTTTTCTACCTATAGGATCTAATGCAGAAGTAGGTTCATCTAAAAAAAGAAGCTCAGGATCACAAAGAAGAGCACTTGCAATTCCTATTCTCTGCTGCATGCCTTTACTATAAGTACCTATTTTACTTTTTTCAGCCCCCTTTAAATTAACAATTTCAAGGACTTCTTCTATTTTCATAGAAGAAGTCTTCTTATCAAGTTTATATAATGAAGAGTGGAAGGACAGGAGGTCTAATCCTGTCATCCATTCTTGATATTTAAAAAGTTCAGGTAAATATCCTATCCTTTTCCTGGTCTCCAAATCCCCAATAGGCTTACCTAATATACGTGCATTTCCTGAAGTGGGAAACAGCAGTCCCACAATGGTTTTTATAAATGTGCTTTTTCCTGCACCATTAGGTCCTAGAAATCCATAAATTTCACCTTTAGATACAGATATATTTATATTTCTGCATCCTTTGTTATTCTCATATATTTTAGAAAGATTTTCTGTTTCAATTACCAAATTTATCACCTCATAGACTTTGCTGTTTCCAGTAATTTATTTTTATCTACATTACCATCAATGCTAACTAAAACATTGTCTTTAAGAATTAAAATGGAAGAATGTTTCTTTTCTTTGTCATTTTGATCGGTATCAAAGCATCCAATGGCTTTCATGCCATTTATATTCATTTCTTCAGCTTTTCCTCCTACATTTGGAATATACAAAGTACTTTTCCAATCCTTCATGGATTTCAGCTGATTTTGCATATCTTGCGGCAGTACTGAAAGATCTGAAAGAGCATTAAATATTTGATCCACATCTGCACCATCAGGTGCCACAATTTCCGGTACTTTGGTTTCTGACACAGCTATACGCTCACCATTTGTTGAATCTTCATACATAATGCTTAACTCTCCAGCCATGTTTAGAGAAAAAGTCTTTCCATCTAAGTCTTTAGGAAACAGCTTTTTTCCTCCTAAAGACTTAAGAAGCCCATTTATATTTTCCACATTTAGGGTGAAATCCATTTTGGAAGGTTTATTTATTAAAATATTCTTTACTTCTTTTGATGGCATATTTTGAGGTATAGATATTGTGAATGGCAGTGTTTTTTTTGCTTCATCTATAGTAACATTTTTTTGTTCACCGCCCTGATATTTAACTTTGCCTATTTTATCAATATTAATATCTGCCTTATGGTTTATGAGTTCAGTTTTAAGTTTTGTAATATCATCCAATGAAATATTTACACTTTTAATATCCTTTGCTCTAAAAATTGAAACTGCATTAATAACTGATGCTCTTATAGGCTCTACAGAAACACAAGTAGTTATGACAAGTGCTGCACAAGCAGCTGCTGCTATTTTTTTATATTTTTTCATATTTCTAAAATCTCCTTTTCTATTTTTTACTTCAATATCCCTATTTTCTATTTCTACATGATTTATTTTAAAATCTCTCTCATAATCCTGAAGCTTTTCCACGGCAAAACTATTTATAGACTTCAATTCTTTATAAACTTCTTTGCATTTTCCACATTGAAAAAGGTGCATTTCTACTTCTTTTATTTCAGTATTACTAAGTTCTCCATCAATATATGCTTGAATGCTTCCTTCACTTAGACACTTCACTTTTTATTCACCTCTCTCTTCTAAGCTTAAATAGCTTTCTTTAAATTTTCTTTGTGCTCTCGATATAAGTGTACCTACAGAGTTTTTATCTACTCCAATCATTTCTGCAATTTCACTATATTTGTATCCTGAAAATTTAAGAACCAGACACATACGATCTCTAGGTGGAAGTGCATTCAGTACTTTTTTAGTTAAATCTACTTCACAATTATTAATTGCAACTTCTTCAATTGAAATAACATTATCTGTTTCTTTTTTGTAAATCATCTCATTTTTTCCCTCATGAATTTTTTTATTTCTTATATAATTGTAGGAAGTATTGGTAGAAACCTTATTTAACCATGCAGCAATGTTATTGTGGTCAGGTGGTGAATTATATAATTTCATAAATACTTCCTGTGCCAAATCTTCAGCTGCATGCATGTCCCCAGTAAGGTAGGAAATTCTTCTGAAGATGGTGTCATAATATTTCTCATATACAGCTTTAAAATTTTGCTCATATTTTTTCTTCTTAAAATAACTGATAACACCCATATTTTTGACTGTATTCCTCCTTCTAGGTACTCTTGTTCAAAAGCTTTTGATTAATATATTCTAGAATATACTTGATACCTTTTTTATTAAATTTGGTATCTATAATATTAACACATAAGTATTAAAAATTATGACAAGAATTATGATATAATTAATAAACTGTTTTAGAATTATGAAAAATAACAATTTTAAATGGAGGTATGCTATAATGAACAAAATTAAATTAAGCAAAGAAAAAAAACAAGAAATGATTTCTACAATAAAGGACTATTTTCTAAACGAAAGAGATGAAGAATTGGGTGATTTAGCCTCAAGCTTGATACTAGATTTTATAGTAGAAGAATTAGCTCCAGAATTTTATAATCAGGGAGTTTATGATTGCTATAAATATATTGCTGATAGAAATGAAGATTTGTTATCCCTTCAAATATATTAACTAATATACAAATTAGGAGAATGTTAAAAATATGATATATAAACATGAAGATAAACGTAATAAAGAATTGAGAGTTGACTGTAAAAAATGTTTTGGATTATGCTGCGTTGCATTATACTTCTCAGCATCCGAAGGTTTCCCAACTAACAAAGACGCAGGTAATCCCTGTATAAATTTGCAATCAAACTTCACCTGCTCTGTTCACAAAAATCTTAGGAACAAAGGTCTTAAAGGTTGTACTGCCTATGATTGCTTTGGTGCTGGTCAAAAATTAGCCCAGATTACCTGCAGCGGGCGTGATTGGCATGAAGACTCTGAATATGCTAAGAAAATGTTTGATGCCTTCTTAATTATGAGACAGCTTCACGAAATACTATGGTATCTTTCTGAAGCTTATACCCTGCAAGCAGATAACAGTATCAAAAAAAATATAAACTCCTTAATTGAAAATACTGAAGGCCTTACTATTCTTGACATTGATTTTCTATTATCACTAGATGTAGAAAATCATAGAAAAAAGGTTAATGTAGTACTTAGAAATACAAGCGAGCTTATACGCTCCAAAGTTCATAAAAAGAACCCTTTATCTCACAGATTAGATTATTTTGGTGCAGACCTGAGAAAAACTAATCTTAGAGGTGCAGACTTAAGGGGAACATGCCTTATTGCTGCAAATCTTAGAGGAGTTGATTTAAGTTATGCTGATCTAATTGGAGCTGACCTGCGAGATGCTGATCTCAGCGGAGCCAATATCTCAAAAAGCATCTTTCTTACTCAGTCCCAAATCAACACAGCTAGGGGTAATTCACATACAAAACTGCCTATAATGATAATCCGCCCAAGATATTGGTCAAAATAATTATAGCTAATATTATTAAACAAACATCCTATGCTATAATTAGAATATAAATAACTTAACTTTCGCACATATAAGATTTTGATTTAATATAAGAACTTTGCGAAGCAATTAATTCACAATGCACGATGCACAGTTCACAATTAAGGATGATTTTCTTCCGTTAAAACTTCAGAAAATCTAAAATATAGCACCATTGAAGCAAAGCTTCAATAAGCTTCAAATTTAAAATTTTTCGCAGCACAGCGGAGAAAAATCTACCGAAATTATGCATTGTGAACTGTGAATTGTGAATTCATTTAGGCCGCAAAGTTTTTAAACTGCGAAAGTTGAGTAAATAATCTATAATATAGTACAAGGAATAAGGGGTTAGTTTATGTTTCATATAGTTGATTTTGAAAAATGGGAAAGACGTGAACACTTTAAATATTATACCAAGCAGCTTAAATGTGCCTATAGTATTACCGCAAATCTTGATGTTACTTTATTTAAGGAATCATTAAGAAAAAATAATTTAAAATTTTATCCTTCATTTATATATTGTGTTAGTTATAACATAAATTCTATGTCGGAATTTCGTATGCGTTTTGGAGAAAACAATCAATTAATTGTATATGATATTGTCCATCCTAACTATACAATTTTTCATAAAGATGATCATACATTTTCAGACATTTGGTCAGAATATACAGATGACTTTTATAAATTTTATGATAATTATAAATGTGATATGAAAAAATACTCACATATTAAAGGTGTAAAAATTAAGCCAAACCAGCCTAAAAATTTCTACTGCATATCTTGTGTCCCATGGCTTACATTTACAGGATATTCAACATACAGCAGTGAATCCAATCCATCTTTAATGCCAATTATAACCTATGGGAAATATCATAAAGAAAACGGAAAATGGTTAATGCCATTTACTGTCACAATATCACATGCAGTGGCTGATGGATATCATGTAAGCAAATTAATTAACAGCATACAAGAAACAATAGATAAATTTAATAAGGAGCTGCACACTAATTGTTAGTGTAACAGCATCCTATATTAACTTTACACGATTTTGGATATATTTTAATGCAAACGCCACTTTATTTCTTTTCCAATAACCACTTTAATGAATCTGTATTAGAATTAAATATAAGTTCTTCAGGAAATTCTACATTCTTTAGCAAGTTGAAACAGTTTGTAAATTCCCCAACATCATAATAAATATGTGCATCACTTCCAAGAATTATTTTTGCCTCATATTTCTTACATAAATTTAAATACTTCTTCTGATTTTCCACTGAATTTTCTCTCTGACTTCTTGAAGATAATGAAGAATTGTTCATTTCCAGCAATATGTTTTTTTCCTTAGCTGCAAGTACTACTTTTTCATAGTCCAGCAAAAATCTATTATCATCTGGGTGACCAATAATTTTTACATATGGATTATCCATAGCTCTTATAATAGATTTTGTATTTTCTTCTACTGTTCCTGCCTTTATACATGGCGGATGCAAACTTGCAATCACATAATCCAATTTTGAAGCTAATTCTTGATTTACATCAATATTTCCTTGAAAGTTGATTATATTTGCCTCAATACCCTTTAGAATTCTAATACCCATTATTTTTTCATTAATAATGCTAAGATTTCCAAAATAAAACGGATGGGCAGTTCCTTCCATAGCCCTTGCATGATCAGATATTCCAAGTACCTTTAGTCCCTTAAGCTTAGCTTCTTCTATATTTTCCTTTAAAGTACTAAAGGCATGTCCACTTGAAATCGTGTGAACGTGTAAATCCATGAGTGCCTTCATTTTTATATCTCCTTACTAATTTTTTATTAAACTTACATTTTCATTAATATCATATTTTTTTAAATTCGAATCATATACTGTAATTAGCTTTCCTTCACAATCTATTGTGTAATGTATTTCCCTACCCTGATACTGTTTATTGACTATTTTACTTTTAATACCATTCTTATCATTGGAAATTTCAAATTGTTCAGGTCTTACTGGATATATATTATTTCTTTTAAAATAGTCAGCTATACCTTTTCCATCATATACAATATTTGTACCTTTTACTTTAAAGCTATCCTTCTCCCATTTTCCCTTAATAATATTACATTTGCTAACAAAGGTAGCAACAAACTCATTCTGAGGATTTAAATATATTTCATTTGGAGTACCTATCTGCTCTATATTTCCATCTCTCATTACTATTATTCTATCCGCCATAGCTAGTGCCTCGCTTTGATCATGAGTAACATAAACTATAGTAGTGCTTGTCACTTTATGAATATTCTGTATTTCCTTTCTTATTTCAATCTTAAGCTCTGCATCTAATGCACTTAGAGGCTCATCCATTAATAACATAGATGGCTTACCCACAATAGCTCTTGCCAATGCTACCCTCTGCTTTTGCCCTCCAGATAACTCACCAGGAAATCTATTTGAAAGTTTTTCCAATCCAGTCATCTTTAATGTTTTGTTAACTAATTTATCCTTCTCTGCATTACTCATATTTCTATGCTTACTACTATCCAGTGGGAACATTACATGCTCTTTTACATTCATATGTGGCCATAATGCAAAGGATTGAAAAACCATTCCTAAATTGCGTTTTTCCACTGGCAGCAGATAATCTTTTGATGAGTATAGTTTTTCTCCATGCATTATAGTACCCTCACAAGGCTTTATGAAACCACCAATTAACCTTAATAATGTGGTTTTTCCGCAACCTGATGGCCCAAGTATAGCAATAAACTCTTTATCCTCGATATTAACAGATATTTTATTTAATGCTGTTGAATTTCCAAACTTTTTAGTTATACTGTCTATCTTAATTGACATCTTTATCCCCCCTGAAATTTTTAATTTTTATTAACTTAGGAATAAAATAAATTGTTAAAACCAATAAAACTATTATTGTTGACATTGCTGAAGAAATGTTATAATTTCCAGCTTGTTGAAAGTTAAAAATAGTAAGTCCTATAGTCTTTGTTCCTGCAGAAGCTAACATTGAAGATATTGTTAATTCAGTCATAGCTGATATATATATTAAAAATGCACTTGATAATACTTGCTTTGATAAAAGCGGAATCATTATATTAAACCAGATTTTTATTTTAGATGCTCCAGCAACCCTCGCTGCTTCTTCGACTGTTTCTTCTACTGTTATTACTGCACTAGTACTGCCCTTTATTTGGAGTATCAGATACCTAGTTACATACGCTATTATCAAGATTTTTATAGTCCCATATATACCAGGTCTAATTCCTGGTAATGGCTCAACCCAGTGAAATATCATAGCCAAAGCTAGAACAATCCCAGGTACTGCATAAGTAAGTGTAGCTGCCATTTCTCCAAGTTTCATTGACTCTGAATCTTTTCTAACTTTAATATAAGCAATAAAAGTACCTATTATTATACAAAATATAGTAGCTGTAGTCGCCAATACTAAACTATTCAGTATAGAAGACCTAACTCCTTCATTGTTAAAAAGAAAACTGTAATTTTCAAAGGATATTGTTTTTAATGTAAACTTTGTACCATATGCTTTTTGAAATGATGAAGTTATCATTGTTATTATGGGGATTATATTTATTGAAGTTAGAAATACAAAAGTAATAATCTCTACAGACTTTCTAACATTTTTGGAGAACTCAATTCTTACTGAATAATCATCTTTTATGCTATCTATATTAATACTTTTTTTAACTAACAGCCCCTGTAAAACTGTTCCTACTATAGCTATAATGGAAATTATTACTGATAAGACAGCAGCATAATTAAAAGAAGCTGGTCCGAAAGCTATAGCTTTCTCATATATATATGTACTCAAAACAGGTATTCCAGAGGATATTCCTAAAAATGCCGGCACTGCAAAATTATCTATTGCTGCTAAAAATGACAGTATTCCTCCTCCAATTAATGCTGGCATTACCTGTGGCAGGTTTATCTTATACAGAGTTTCCCATTTGTTATATCCTAAAACTCTAGATGCCCATTCTAAATCCCTAGGAATTTTTCTGAGCATATTTAAAGTTATAAGATATACTATAGGAACATTGGAAATTCCAAGTACAAATACAATTCCTGGAATTGAATAAATATTTATTTTCCCCATTCCTAATTTTGCAATAATATTATTTATAGTACCATTGGGTAATAATAGATTGCTCCATGAAAGAGTTACAATATATGAAGGTATAATAAACGGTAACAATACTAATAACTCCATTAGCTTTTTTCTTTTTATGTTGGTATAAGCTATCATGAAAGCAAAAATTGCACCCAATAGCATAGAAATTAAATTAGAAACAGCACCTATTATAATGGTATTTTTTATGGATAAAATCGTCCTTTGACTTTTTAGCAATTCACCGTAATTGCCTAAAGAATATCCATTGGACACTTTAAAACTCATAATTACAAGTCTCACTATAGGCATAATAAACGTAATTATAATAAATAAGTAAAATAGTATTTTTAGAATCTTTGATCTATTACATTTCAAAAAGCTTAGCATACAATCCCTCCATGGAAAACAACTTCGTTAAAGATTATTTATTTTCTCACAGAAGTAAATTAATTAAATATAGAACTGAATTTTTTCTTGTCTCCTTCTCTTGCGTTTAATAATTCTTCATTATCCCCAGAAATAGTCTTTAACTCAGTTATAGTTTTTAAACCTTCTGGTGCTTTCACATCAGATTTTATTGGAGCATAACCCATACTTGCCTCTGATGTTTGTCCATCTTTTGAAAGAACATAATCCACAAAAGCTTGTGCTAATTTTGCTTTTTTAGTTGTCTTTAGTATTCCAATCGGTTCTGTAATTACAGGTACTCCTTCAGATGGGTAAATAAACTTAACTGGTGATCCTTGTTTTGCTGCTCTAACTGCCATGTAATCAACAACTATGCCATATGCTTTCTGTCCATCAGCAACAGCTTTAATTATACCTCCATTTCCCTTATCTACAGTTACTTCATTCTTCTTTAATCCTTCATAAAAATTCCATCCTAATCCCTTAGTTCTTGTCACTACGGATAAATTATATGCTGAAGCACCAGAATACAATGGGCTAGGCATAATAACATTTCCTTTTGCTTCTGCCTCTAACAAATCATTAAAAGATTTTGGCTCCGTCTTTACCTTATTTGTGTTTATAACAATACCCGTTGATATTACTTTAGTCCCTGTAAACATATTATCTTTATCAATAAATTGACTATTTATTCCCTTTAATTCAGGTGATTTGTAAGTCAAAAGCATATCTTTATTTTTTAACGTTTGAAAAGTTACTGCATCTGAAACAAATAATACATCTGCCTGAACAGAACTTGATGCTTTCTCAGCAAGCACCTTGCTTACGACTTCTTCAGTTCCTGACCTAAATACTTTAACTTTAATACCTGGCTGTTTCTTGTTGAAACCTTGAATTAACTTTTGAATATCTTCTTCAGGTTGTGATGTATAAAGTGTTATCTCACCATCTAATGAAGTTTTTTTAGCATCTTTTTTCTGTTGACACCCTAATAATCCAGTACTTATAGTTGCTACTGCTAAAAATCCAATTAATATTCTTTTTATCTTTGACATAAAAATTCCTCCTTAATACTTTTTATATAATTAATATCATTGTTAAGAACTGAAACCTCATTACTGTCGTCAAAACCTTCAATTACTAAAGGCTTGTTTTTCTTAGCTAAACTGAAAATTAATTTTGAAAAATCATAGTCTCCTTGATTTAAAGGGATATGAATCTTATTGCCATTTTTATTGCTTATATGTATTTTTGAAATTCCATGGATGTTTTCCAAATAGTGCATCACTTCGTATTCATTACTACAATGTGCAGTATCAACGGTGTATGTAAACTCCCAATATAAATCTTTAAGAACATCTTTAAGTTCAATATCCGTTGTTATAAGTTCCTTTGCTATTTTTTCCATAATTTCAATTGAAATTTTCATTTTCTTTTTTCTCGAATACTCAAGAATGTCTTTTAAGGAAGCTCTTAATAGTTTTTTCTGATATTCTTTAAAACAAACTATACTTTCTTTTCCCGGGTGTACAGTTACTTCTTCTGCTGAAAGATTATAAGCTAGGTCAACAGCTTTAAATATTTCATTTATAGATGTGGCTCTAATTCTTTCATTTATAGAGGACATATTTAGATCCCAACTATAACTATGAATTATTGTTTTTATAGGGTATATTTCTTTAAGTTCCTTATACTCCTTTTCAGAATACCCTCTGCTTTCAAAATGCTGTGCCCAAAATTCAATACCTTCGAATCCTTCTGTATAAGCTTTTTTGAATATTTCTTCTAGGGAAGAGTTCCACATTAATGTAGAGCTAAAATACACTGGTATCATATTCTTTTCACTCCTTTATTTTGTTGTCTATACTTTTTTATCTACGTTTTTTCTGCTTATATTTTTTCATTTTTACTTTAAGAATACATTTCGTTTATGTTAAGTATTGGTTATTTATTTTCATTTTTTTATTTTTGCACATTTTATTGCAAAAATTTATTAGAATATAGTATAATTTATATATCTAGGAGGGATTTTATGGACTTGTGGACTAATATTTTAGAAAAGCATGAATATCTTACACCCAGCGAAGTCATTATTGTAGATTACCTTTTAAAAAATAAAAAGGACATTCTCT
The genomic region above belongs to Clostridium sp. AWRP and contains:
- a CDS encoding ABC transporter ATP-binding protein gives rise to the protein MVIETENLSKIYENNKGCRNINISVSKGEIYGFLGPNGAGKSTFIKTIVGLLFPTSGNARILGKPIGDLETRKRIGYLPELFKYQEWMTGLDLLSFHSSLYKLDKKTSSMKIEEVLEIVNLKGAEKSKIGTYSKGMQQRIGIASALLCDPELLFLDEPTSALDPIGRKEVRDIMLKLKDMDKTVFLNSHLLSEVEMICDSAAIISKGSIVKQGKINDLLEGNTVLDIHVENISNEILNKLEKIDEDIIFDGKNIKMHVKEKYEIHEVASLIISGGGKLYGLTPHRNSLEDIFIKLIEGGEE
- a CDS encoding ABC transporter ATP-binding protein translates to MSIKIDSITKKFGNSTALNKISVNIEDKEFIAILGPSGCGKTTLLRLIGGFIKPCEGTIMHGEKLYSSKDYLLPVEKRNLGMVFQSFALWPHMNVKEHVMFPLDSSKHRNMSNAEKDKLVNKTLKMTGLEKLSNRFPGELSGGQKQRVALARAIVGKPSMLLMDEPLSALDAELKIEIRKEIQNIHKVTSTTIVYVTHDQSEALAMADRIIVMRDGNIEQIGTPNEIYLNPQNEFVATFVSKCNIIKGKWEKDSFKVKGTNIVYDGKGIADYFKRNNIYPVRPEQFEISNDKNGIKSKIVNKQYQGREIHYTIDCEGKLITVYDSNLKKYDINENVSLIKN
- a CDS encoding pentapeptide repeat-containing protein, producing MIYKHEDKRNKELRVDCKKCFGLCCVALYFSASEGFPTNKDAGNPCINLQSNFTCSVHKNLRNKGLKGCTAYDCFGAGQKLAQITCSGRDWHEDSEYAKKMFDAFLIMRQLHEILWYLSEAYTLQADNSIKKNINSLIENTEGLTILDIDFLLSLDVENHRKKVNVVLRNTSELIRSKVHKKNPLSHRLDYFGADLRKTNLRGADLRGTCLIAANLRGVDLSYADLIGADLRDADLSGANISKSIFLTQSQINTARGNSHTKLPIMIIRPRYWSK
- a CDS encoding RNA polymerase sigma factor SigX gives rise to the protein MGVISYFKKKKYEQNFKAVYEKYYDTIFRRISYLTGDMHAAEDLAQEVFMKLYNSPPDHNNIAAWLNKVSTNTSYNYIRNKKIHEGKNEMIYKKETDNVISIEEVAINNCEVDLTKKVLNALPPRDRMCLVLKFSGYKYSEIAEMIGVDKNSVGTLISRAQRKFKESYLSLEERGE
- a CDS encoding zf-HC2 domain-containing protein translates to MKCLSEGSIQAYIDGELSNTEIKEVEMHLFQCGKCKEVYKELKSINSFAVEKLQDYERDFKINHVEIENRDIEVKNRKGDFRNMKKYKKIAAAACAALVITTCVSVEPIRASVINAVSIFRAKDIKSVNISLDDITKLKTELINHKADINIDKIGKVKYQGGEQKNVTIDEAKKTLPFTISIPQNMPSKEVKNILINKPSKMDFTLNVENINGLLKSLGGKKLFPKDLDGKTFSLNMAGELSIMYEDSTNGERIAVSETKVPEIVAPDGADVDQIFNALSDLSVLPQDMQNQLKSMKDWKSTLYIPNVGGKAEEMNINGMKAIGCFDTDQNDKEKKHSSILILKDNVLVSIDGNVDKNKLLETAKSMR
- a CDS encoding ABC transporter permease gives rise to the protein MFSIALSTFKEIYRKKIFHFIGILTIVYLILLTIIFKFTSNNAIGNNGMIDMIANLSSTISIIGFYFSSILVAFLTIMLSIGMVSFEIENGTILTILTKPIKREEYILGKYMGTAILIILYSIFLYIAVIIISTANKISMVETFGIASLAKGFLFFILQPLTILSISLYGSTKFKTLNNGIVIVALYVLGLIGGVMEQAGAYIKNDSLSTIGIISSLISPFEVIYRKMISTIFTSLGTFNPMAGFGFGISGKSTTPSVWMMVYVCVYLVFFIFMSIKGFAKKDIG
- a CDS encoding AraC family transcriptional regulator, whose amino-acid sequence is MSNIYPMILIFNVISENQIIYSITSHKDITYINKIKFFFTQSLSEKYTCHFNYIGEGKNSNLVMDFRISQLEKTEYLKDILRGVIKSEFLYYKKKVHLNLNNYGYYVYICNLMEIEYSDHYLNKNIYYLTGEEFIKECQTVLDEYSGGEVFYINPDILCIIINDFNCRSIASKQNKLFEITNKLNNVTKSKTAFRYMSSYIKDIENMRDAYESFHYLKAYNFFCSDAKLLTQKYINSIKKEIDYPLVDNTLKQIKELINYDIFNLKLNKLIYKLFLDIVKPSLDYNLYYYCQASLSSTLVDRYSNLYKKILPRNLPHKKVFFTSIEDKCSEFIDSINQLKSELSNKYMIKNSIVIQVLNFIHIHYMEDITVNLIASSLNISNSYLSQIFKKEIGTSIIKYIINYRVEKAKEFFSSSDELIYNIAEKVGFSDEKHFSKTFKKITGMTPMQYKKQNGKAKYI
- a CDS encoding DUF2164 domain-containing protein, translated to MNKIKLSKEKKQEMISTIKDYFLNERDEELGDLASSLILDFIVEELAPEFYNQGVYDCYKYIADRNEDLLSLQIY
- a CDS encoding phosphatase, which produces MKALMDLHVHTISSGHAFSTLKENIEEAKLKGLKVLGISDHARAMEGTAHPFYFGNLSIINEKIMGIRILKGIEANIINFQGNIDVNQELASKLDYVIASLHPPCIKAGTVEENTKSIIRAMDNPYVKIIGHPDDNRFLLDYEKVVLAAKEKNILLEMNNSSLSSRSQRENSVENQKKYLNLCKKYEAKIILGSDAHIYYDVGEFTNCFNLLKNVEFPEELIFNSNTDSLKWLLEKK
- a CDS encoding chloramphenicol acetyltransferase; translation: MFHIVDFEKWERREHFKYYTKQLKCAYSITANLDVTLFKESLRKNNLKFYPSFIYCVSYNINSMSEFRMRFGENNQLIVYDIVHPNYTIFHKDDHTFSDIWSEYTDDFYKFYDNYKCDMKKYSHIKGVKIKPNQPKNFYCISCVPWLTFTGYSTYSSESNPSLMPIITYGKYHKENGKWLMPFTVTISHAVADGYHVSKLINSIQETIDKFNKELHTNC